The genomic stretch ttaaaaatcaacctaAATCTAACCTGTGTTCAGCAGGGCCAAGGCAGATGTAAATTAGAATAGACTGTATTTCTCCTTTATCTTATAGGGCAGTTTTTGTGAGGGAAAACTGTTACTTAAACTCATTCCCATTTACTCTCTActtgattctttctttttctatcaaatatctttttcccctttcctttctaGGTAGAtgattttcctaaaataaatgtgataaatTTATATCCAATGCACTCTTATTCTAAATGAATTCTTCAACTCTGGCTTATTTTCACAAATCATTAGGATGTAATGAAAGTATTATGGTAACCATGGTCTTATGAAATCATCTACTCTAgcagtttttcactttttacttaaaaattttgttactgaagtatagtcgatttacaatgttgtattaatttctggtgtacagcatagtgattcagttatacatatatattctttttcatagtctttttcattataggttattacaaggtattgaatacagttccctgtgctatacagtaggaccttgttgtttatctattttatatatagtagttagtatctctggcaatgttttctaaaaatataaaatgtattgtcTGAAACCATTTAAGATGAGTCTGCCAAAATGGACTGACTGAAACTGCAATGTCTTGTCCTCATTTATGCTGTGAGAAGCAATGATTCTTTAACATTACTAACCAACCTCCCCTCTGGGTGTGTGTACTGTGCATGTCTTTAGGTATAGCAGTAAGAGGAGAACAAGGTATTCCTGGTCCACCAGGCCCTGTTGGACCTCGAGGGCACCCAGGTCCTTCTGGACCACCAGGAAAACCAGGCACTGGAAGTCCAGGACCCCAAGGAGAGCCAGGGTTGCCAGGACCGCCGGGACCGTCAGCCACTGGGAAGCCAGGTTTGACAGGACTCCCAGGAAAACAAGGAGAGAGAGGACCATCTGGACCAAAAGGAGATATCGGACCAGCTGGTTTACCAGGACCACGGGGCCCACCGGGGCCACCTGGAATCCCTGGCCCAGCTGGAATTTCTGTTACAGGAAAACCTGGACAACAGGGACCTACAGGAGCCCCAGGACCCAGGGGCTTTCCTGGAGAAAAGGGTGCACCAGGAGTTCCTGGTATGAATGGGCAGAAAGGGGAAACGGGATATGGTGCTCCTGGCCGCCCAGGTGACAGGGGTCTTCCAGGCCCTCAGGGTCCCATGGGACCACCTGGCCCTCCTGGAGTGGGAAAGAGAGGTGAAAATGGGCTTCCAGGACAGCCAGGCATCAAAGGTGATCGGGGCTTTCCAGGAGAAAGGGGGCCAACTGGCTCACCAGGCCCCCAAGGTCCTCCAGGGGAACAAGGACCAGAAGGCATTGGAAAGCCAGGAGCCACTGGAGCCCCAGGCCAGCCAGGGGTTCCAGGGACAAAAGGTCAGCCTGGGGCTCCGGGAATAGCAGGGCCCCCAGGTGCTCGTGGCTTTGGGAAACCAGGCTTGCCAGGCTTGAAGGGACAAAGAGGACCTATAGGCCTTCCAGGGGCTCCAGGTGCCAAAGGGGAACAAGGCCCAGCAGGCCATCCTGGGGAACCAGGTCTCACTGGACCCCCTGGAAATATGGGACCCCAAGGGCCAAAAGGCATCCCAGGCAACGATGGGATCCCAGGGCCTAAAGGTGAGACAGGGCCAGTGGGGCCTGCAGGATACCCTGGGGCTAAGGGAGAAAGGGGCACCTCCGGGTTAGATGGAAAACCAGGGTACCCAGGAGAGCCAGGTCTCAATGGTCCCAAAGGTAACCCAGGGTTACCAGGCCCAAAAGGTGACCGTGGAATTGGAGGACCTCCTGGTCTCCCAGGCCCTGTGGGCCCAGCAGGAGCTAAGGGATTGCCTGGACATAATGGTGAGACTGGTCCAAGAGGTGCCCCTGGAATACCAGGTACCAGAGGCCCCATTGGACCACCGGGCATTCCAGGATTCCCTGGATCTAAAGGGGATCCAGGAACTCCAGGTCCTCCTGGTCCTGCTGGCATAGCAACTAAGGGCCTCAATGGACCCACTGGGCCACCAGGGCCTCCAGGTCCAAAAGGCCATGCTGGAGAGCCTGgcctcccagggcccccaggacccccagggcccccaggccAAGCCGTCCTGCCAGAGGGTTCTGTAAAGGCAGGCCAAAGGCCTTTTGTTAGTGCCAACCAGGGAGTAACAGGAATGCCTGTATCTGCTTTCACTGTTATTCTCTCTAAAGCTTATCCAGCTATAGGCAGTCCCATCCCATTTGACAAGATTTTATATAATAGCCAGAAGCATTATGACCCAAGAACTGGAATCTTCACCTGCAAGATACCAGGAATATATTACTTCTCCTACCACATACATGTGAAAGGGACCCATGCTTGGGTGGGCCTGTATAAGAATGGCACCCCTGTAATGTACACCTACGATGAATACGTCAAAGGCTACCTGGATCAGGCTTCAGGTAGCGCCATAATCGATCTCACAGAAGACGACCAGGTTTGGCTCCAGCTGCCCAATGCAGGGACAAACGGGCTGTACTCCTCTGAGTATGTCCACTCCTCTTTCTCAGGATTCTTAGTAGCTCCAATGTGAGCATGTTCCCAGCCAGCTAGTATCATTCTGCTTGAAAAGGCCTCCCCCAACTCCACCCTGCCCCACAAATGCACATGGAAGTAggctgaaaaaaaatgtgactaatTTTAGTTTTCCAAAATACAGACCCGGGCTGTCAGACATGGGAAAGAATATGTGAAGACCCTAGAGAGTTTCTGGTCAGCAATCCTAAGTCTCTTTAAAGTTTTCTGTGAATTCCTTCAGTATTTGCAAATTTCACCATAAAAGTCCTGCTAACCTAAAAAAATGACCACCAAAAACCCTGAAATGTGACACCAAATTATGTTAAATTTGATGTCAGAAATtcagcatttccttttaaaataagccTGTTTCTAACAATTAGCAGGAGAATTTCTAGGAAACATCTAGGAGGTGATGTGTGTCTTTATGGGACTTAACTACttgaatattcaaatttaaaAGACACTGTGTATCCTAAGATCTTTCTGATGGTGCATCACTCCAAGGCTGAAAGAGCCCCCTTCATCAGTATATATTCAAGTATACAGGTGCATATAGACTTTTTACAGCTTTCATAAAAAACCCAGAATATTGTGCTAAAATTAATCGGAAATGCAAGGTGCTTTAGTCATGAaccttctcaaacttttctgaCTGCAGAAAAGCTTTCTATACACCCTTTACAACCTGGAAATGGGTGTCtgacctattttatttatttaacgcaAATGTGATTAATTTGCTTAAATTCCTTATTGACTCATGTAATACAATCTTATGGGTTTACAGAGTATTAGCATATATACCTTGGGCTTCCCATTTCAGTAAAATTATAACTAATGTCAAGGGTTTCAAAATCTGactagaaatgaaaagatattattTATTAACGCTCTGTACTGTATTTTAATGTTGCTGTTTAAACCTTTTAAGCTGTGCCTCACAAAATGTTTTACCTACTCTTTATTTACAATGCAATAAAATAACATCAATAGATTATAATGCTGAATTTATTTGACACCAGCAATTTGCTATTCTCAACCAATCTTTTAAGGcttttcattttacaaagttaataaaaagtaaaatgataaagTGGCGGGGAGCTTTGACAGGTGTCATGGATACGCCCCTCTATTGGAGATGGGCATTCCCACCACCCAAGCACTCAGGGTGCACTGTGAGAGCTATCAATCAGAACCACATGCAGTCTACGAGCCAGGCTTGGGGGCTGGAAACTGGGAATAGAAAAGTAAGACCATCACCCGACAGCAGTGGTTTTCTTCCGGGAGGGAAAGAAGCAGGTGGCAGAAAAATATGTAGTTTGAACAAATATTCCACAGTTACTATTTGTTGCCTTGACTTGTTTTTAGTCATAATATTTAGGATTATTATGATGGCTTAAATTCCATTAAAAGGAAGGCAAGCAATTTTTATGTCAATCAAAAGGCAACATTTTTCCCAGCTGAAAAACACTACTCTTGAACATCCATCAGTCCACTGGCTGAATAAGGACAGTCTGGCTCAAGTCACCAGAGTAACATACTATAAAGGCACCTCTTTATTCCTCAGAAGCAATCTCTCTGTGTGACCCAAGCAGACATGTGGATGGAACCATAAAACCCTAGGCTTGGTTTGGTGATATCTCTGACCCTATTCTGGGTGAGCCAGTCTTGTTTTTAAGCAACAAGAGTGAGATTTTCACTTTCCCTACCTTTCTTTAATTACTACAGTAATGGTTACAGGTGTCACCAACCCTCTTTCCCAAGGCAGGAAACAGCAAATTCTGGGGAACCCACAAAATGATTCTACTGGTAGGCATGCACAAGACAGCACATCTTAGAATACTGGCAATTATGGCCATGAAATAGGCATGAATAAAAGAACTTCTTAAAATATAACCAGTATCAACATTATAGCAACATTTAAGACCAAattaagaaacacagaaaaacagatcACTTCTAAGTAATTCAGTAGACACACAGCACTTAACAAATATGTAAAGTCTCTCTTCATATTACTCACCCTTAAAAGCtgacattttataattatattgtaTACCAGCAACTATATCCTTCCAAAAATCAAATGGTTTTTGACCgttgtgctaaaaaaaaaaaaaatccaaatgtaaCACATGTAATAATTCTGCTTTTAAGCATAGTAGAAAACACGTGGCAAATAACTACAATATTACTATATTCTAAAATAGagactcatattttaaaaaatgtaacagatTAATAAACTTCTCATTCTTCTAAATGTGATTTTAGAGAGAAATCCTCCATGAAAATCACTGCTAGAGATAGACTGTTATACACATAAGACTAAATATTAATATAACTCATATAgcccaaataaaattaaaatttctactCATTATAAAGGCtaaaaattatagaatattttaaaccCAAGAGTAAATCTATAATGTTATAGCTTCCAAGATACCAGATTGTGCCACTTCATGTACCATGGCACTGATGGGGCTAAGAGGCCTGAAGCCTCAACACCTCAAAAGCTGGTTACCTTAGAATTCTGTGCACAATTACCTGAATTTCAATATAAAAGAGCAGCAAGTCTCTATAGGAGAGATGCAAGAGATTCTAAATCCAAAattcaaatcatttttattaagattttttttaaccagaaagcaaataaacatgACAACACATAAGCCTACAACCCTGTGCTCCCTTGGAAACATTAATCAGTGTCCTTCTATCCAAATGAAGACCAACTACTAGATATTTGTATCTAATAATACAAACTCTGAAATATTTAAAGCCTGATGCGTTTGCTTATAGTCACTATAGAGTGAGAAACTGACTCCATCTTATAATAGCAACGTCTACAAACCAGAACTATTGCTCAACAGAAACTTCCACAAACACATGACTGCAATTCTGATTCAAAAATTATCCATTATCTATGTTTTACTAGAAACATGATCATTGAGATTTTGAAAGACAACACATGCAAAAAGGAAAGTGATTCTGACATAAAACCAGTTTATGTTCATAGGTCTTAAGTTCCAAGTACAAACTGATATAACTAGAGATATAGTTAATCCTGACACACAGGACAAAGAGAAAGTCTTCAAGTGTTAAACTATGCTCAAAAcgatgaatttaaaaatttcacatcATTTTTCTGGTTTTATGTTATTTAGAATGCATAAAAAGAcacatggaatttttaaaatttgttttatttattttttaatgctgctaatgaaaccaagaaaatattttttccatatgcaagtttggtattttctttttctagactTTTGCACCCCCTGCTGGAGAATAGGTTTATTATCCCTGGGGAAAATGGTTGCTATTTAATTTTCCAAAACTATTTTGACCAAATTCTCTGTGTTTTTCCTCCTCAATCACCCCTGAAACCACAAAGAGGAAACGGAGTAAAATATCATCTCAAACGACATATATAATTAAGTCCTCTGATTTATGGTTGAATACACATCATAGTTTCTAAAAAATGAGTCCCTGCTCACCTTTGTTAAGGAGTCCACCACTCTGGCACATAGAAGAGCTCCAGGCAGGTCAAAGTagttatcataaaaataatattttcctaaaaagaacaaaatttttaagTGGGAACAAATTAATGCTTCGTTTATGTGATGTACACAGAAACTTGGCTGAAGAGACATTGGCTTTTGGTTTAGTTACTTAAAGGGGCCTCTATTTCAATTCAGAATGGCTCCACTCCAGCCTATCACTGTCTTTTAAAGAAGGTTTGAGCTCAAGGGCACAAGAAAGTTAAAATATGATATCCATTAAGttaagcattttattaaaaaaactttttttttaatgtgaaaactaaaCATAGACCATATCCCAAATACAAAATGGATTACAAAAAAGCCACAATTTATGTTATCAATGTCACTGAATTTCGAAACCATCACCCTAACACTGGAATACCATGGAGTGATCCACACGCCTTTCCATATCCCCCTAGAGTCCCTCATTCAATTTATGCAATTTCAGACAAACTTCAGTACAGTGAGAACAGCCAGggtgatgagaaaaaaaaaaatcacatcacgtgaggacacagtgtgCTTAACTTAGAAAAACTCACAAGCATGGGACAGGCACACTCAAGGATCTCAGGGAGGAGAAGGACTTGGTTTATCCTGTTTGGCCCTAGGGTGGAATTAAACTTGAGCCCTTTCTTGGCACCGATGTCAATTTTGAATCTGCTGTCCCCAGGCAGACACTTTTGAGGACCCATGTTACGTCACCTCGGTCCACGTCTGATCGCAGGCACAGCTAGCTGTGCTGAAGAGCATCATCCTGTCTCAAGCACACCTGTGTCACTCCCTTTCCCTGGAAGCCTCTGGAGCTCATGTGACAAGCCTCAACCAAGAGGATCAGAAGGCGGTGAACGAATGCCTACGGCTCCTGTCCCTGGATTGACAACTCCGGGAGGCATTCTCAGTGCTTCTTCTCAGAAGTCCAAGTGGAATCCAGCTCCCACCGTTCTTTCCTTCCGTGTCACACCATCGCCACTATCTCACTCCCACATACTGGAATCAGGAGCAACCACTCTGCTTTGGGAAGAACTCAAGCCCACACAGTCCTCTAGAAAACTCTTGGTACAAAGAGGAATCAACCAGAACCAATAGGTGGAGCCAGATTTCAGTTTAACTTaagaaagtatttttcaaatgatCGTAACTACTCTTGTGTAGAGTATTAATAACTGCCTGAGTCTGAGTGCCCCCTCCTCTTGCTTGTAAGCTGTATATGAGGTTATGGAACACTGCTGTCTTGTTCCTTATTGTCCACTAAGCACAATGTCCAGGACattgtaggcactcaataaatgtttgttgaatgactgaacgATCTAATAATAGAACGGATTAGtcaacccttgaacaacatgggttggAACTGCACAAGTCcacttatatatacatgtattttcttcAAGAGTAAATGCTACAGTAGTACACGATTTGTGATCTGCAGTTGGCTGAATTCACAGATGCAGAACTTCAGATAGGGAGGAACCCCAGGAAGGGAAGGCCAACCATAaagttatactcagattttcAACTTCATGAGGTTAAGTGCCCCTACACCCGAgctgttcaaggatcaactgtattttGGAATGAAAGGTAAATTAAGAGAAAGCTCTCTGCAGAGGACAAATGTCTATCCCTTTAAATGTTATTTAGTGCCCCTCACATCTTCATGTCAAATTATTAAGAATGCATAGGGAGTAAAGTTAAAGTTCTGTTAATTTACAAAATGATTGCATAGGGTTGTATGTCCTTTCCCTCAGTTAAAAACATTTTGGTTGGCATTGTCTTCCTGTTTTTAACTC from Camelus bactrianus isolate YW-2024 breed Bactrian camel chromosome 8, ASM4877302v1, whole genome shotgun sequence encodes the following:
- the COL10A1 gene encoding collagen alpha-1(X) chain, with amino-acid sequence MLPQITLLLLTSLNLVHGVFYTEQYQTPTGIKGPPSNTKAQFFIPYAIKSKGIAVRGEQGIPGPPGPVGPRGHPGPSGPPGKPGTGSPGPQGEPGLPGPPGPSATGKPGLTGLPGKQGERGPSGPKGDIGPAGLPGPRGPPGPPGIPGPAGISVTGKPGQQGPTGAPGPRGFPGEKGAPGVPGMNGQKGETGYGAPGRPGDRGLPGPQGPMGPPGPPGVGKRGENGLPGQPGIKGDRGFPGERGPTGSPGPQGPPGEQGPEGIGKPGATGAPGQPGVPGTKGQPGAPGIAGPPGARGFGKPGLPGLKGQRGPIGLPGAPGAKGEQGPAGHPGEPGLTGPPGNMGPQGPKGIPGNDGIPGPKGETGPVGPAGYPGAKGERGTSGLDGKPGYPGEPGLNGPKGNPGLPGPKGDRGIGGPPGLPGPVGPAGAKGLPGHNGETGPRGAPGIPGTRGPIGPPGIPGFPGSKGDPGTPGPPGPAGIATKGLNGPTGPPGPPGPKGHAGEPGLPGPPGPPGPPGQAVLPEGSVKAGQRPFVSANQGVTGMPVSAFTVILSKAYPAIGSPIPFDKILYNSQKHYDPRTGIFTCKIPGIYYFSYHIHVKGTHAWVGLYKNGTPVMYTYDEYVKGYLDQASGSAIIDLTEDDQVWLQLPNAGTNGLYSSEYVHSSFSGFLVAPM